In Phaseolus vulgaris cultivar G19833 chromosome 3, P. vulgaris v2.0, whole genome shotgun sequence, the sequence GTTTTGTTCTGTTCTCATTCTGTGATTGTGCTTTTGCTAAGTAAGATGGCAGCATCTGCAGATAATACCCACGATGTTGTGTCCCTCCTCTCTTCACCCCAAAGGGACTTTCTTCTAAGGAACAACGGCGATCAGGTAACACCTTCCAAACTCTTGTTAAAAAATTTCCCTTTTCTGATTGCTCTGGAAAGCACCAGATAGACTTAAGGGGTCCCTCAATTTactgtttttttaactttaattgtTTCTGCTTTTATTATGGTTTGTTTTGGGGAACCCATTTTTGTCAAGGGATTATTCATGGATTTCATATGAGATTTTGGTGGTGGCATGGCTAAcggattatatatatatatgatattgaCTTGACTGTGCATATGTTGTTTCTGTTGATGTGAAATGTAATTAAGAGTGAGAGTGATATATGCTGCTGAATCAAACGAAAATGTGATTTGTGTTAAATTAAATTCTGTCTGTTGGGGGAGGGTGTGGGGGCTGAAAGATGGGttaatttgatttgaaaaacgAAGACTGATTTGTTTGGAAGGGTAGTTGCTCATTCCATCCTGATCAAAGGAAATATGATTAAATGAATGGTGATTCCATTTGTTTGAATTTTCTGTCATTTCAACGAACTAAGTGTGACTGGGTTTACCTGTGGTTGGATGCAGTGTTTTATTGTAGAATGCAGCTCATGTCATTTTGAAGTGATAGCTTTATTGAATGAAGAGAAATCATGTTTATTTCGTATTGACTGAAAATTGTGGTTTGATATGCTCTATTTTGGAATTCACAGGTGAAAATTGAGAGCCTGAAGGGAAAGAAACTTGGTGTTTATTTTTCGGCATCCTGGTGTGGTCCGTGTCGAAAATTCACGCCAACTTTGGTGGAGGCATACAATGAGGTTGTGTCAAAAGGTGACTTTGAGGTCGTTTTTGCCTCGGCTGATGAAGATGAAGAGTCTTTTAAAGGTTACTTTTCCGAGATGCCATGGCTTGCAATCCCATTTTCTGATTCGGAGACACGCAGTCGCCTTGATGAATTGTTTCATGTGAGGGGGATTCCCCATCTCGTGATACTTGAGGAAACTGGCAAAGTTGTGACTGAAGATGGAGTTGATATTGTACGTGAATATGGTGTTGAAGCATACCCCTTTACGTCAGCAAGGATCCAAGAGTTGAGAGCTCAGGAAGAGGAAGCTAGGAGGAACCAGTCCGTGAGATCTCTCTTGATCTCTCCATCTCGTGACTTTGTTATATCATCCGATGGAAACAAAGTAAGCTAGCAACTTCACTCTGTTTGTATGAGATAGCAGTTTCCATTAGTTAATGTTTGGTAGTTTGTTTACCTCTAAAGACATTGTTCATTTCCGAATTTGACTTTCCTTTCATGTGCACACACATAGATACTTGTCTCTGAGCTTGAGGGCAAGACAGTTGGTCTGTATTTCTCTCTGAATTCATTCCAACGAAGCAGTGAGTTTACTCCAAAGCTAGTGGATGTTTATGAGAAGCTGAAGGCCAAGGGGGAGAACTTTGAGGTTGTTTTGATACCCttagatgaagatgaagaatcATTCAAGAAAGTATTAGGAAGTGTCCCTTGGTTATCCTTGCCTTTCAAGGACAAATTCTGCGGGAAGCTGGCTCAGTACTTTGAGCTTTCAACCCTCCCCACTTTGGTTATCATTGGGCCTGATGGGAAAACTCTTAATCCGAATGTTGCTGAGGCTATTGAAGATCATGGGGTTGATGCATACCCATTCACTCCTGAAAAGTTTGTGGAGCTTGATGAAATTTTGAAGGCCAGGGAGGCAGCTCAAACCCTTGAGTCAGTTTTGGTGTCCGAGGATCGTGGTTTTGTCATTGGCAAAGATGGGGTGCAGGTAAAACTTTTTATGAcaaaaattatgttaagttCATACTCTCTTTCCCTTCTTCATTTGTAGCATACTAGCATTTATTATTTCCTTTCATTTCAGATTCCTGTGTCAGAATTAAAGGGGAAGGTTGTCCTGCTATACTTCTCAGCCCACTGGTGTCCTCCATGCCGCGCATTCCTTCCAAAACTTGTTGATGCATATCAAGAGATTAAGGAAAAGGGAAATGCATTAGAAGTTGTTTTCATCTCAAGTGACAAAGATCAAGCCTCCTTTGATGAATTCTTTGGAGGAATGCCATGGTTGGCACTTCCCTTTGGCGACTCTAGGAAGAAATTCTTGAGTCGCAAGTTCAAGGTAACTGGCATCCCCAAGCTTGTGGCCATTGGGTCAAGTGGCCAGACTTCGACAACTGAGGCTCGAGATCTGGTTTTGCAATATGGGGCTCGTGCATACCCTTTCACTGAGGAGAAAATACAGGACATAGAGGCAGAAGAAGAAGAGACTGCAAAGGGGTGGCCAGAGAAGGTGACACATGAAACACATGAGCATGAGCTTGTGTTGACACGCCGCAAGGTGTATTACTGTGATGGTTGCAATGAACAGGGTTACGCATGGTCGTATTACTGTGGAGAGTGTGACTTTGATCTGCATCCAAAATGTGTATTGGAGGAGGATAAAGGAAGCAAAGATGATACTGATGTTAAGGAAGAAGACAAGTCCAAAGATGGATGGGTATGTGAGGGAGAAGTCTGCAAAAAAGTCTGAAATCTGCTTGTCAAGCTTTGGGTGATGATTACTTGTTAAGGTCTTTCCAATATAATATTCATATCTGGTTGTGATGGCAGTGGCTTTTCATGTGAGTTATGCAGAATAATCTGAATAAATTTGGATGTTGTTGTTGTATTGTGTTCTTAGATTATGGTCTTTAATGTATAAGGTATGATAGTTTACTCTAATtcttcttttaaataattagaGTGTTCTAAACTTGGCACTTGCTTCCACATGATTAAAATCTTCAATATTCTAAACATATCATATAAACGCATTATGGGATACATCTGATTACTACAAAATTTACGATGGAGACAGTAGCCTAAATTGTGATTTTATTCATATAAGTGAACACACCCTGATTTGAAGAAATCAAAGCCTTTTCAGTGCAAGGGATCACTTTATTGTTACTTTGATGGTCATCTTTATGCGTTTGTTTGTCATTATTGGGGAAAAGTCATTAGTATGTCATAAATTATACCCATTTATTTTAATCTAGTTTGATGCATATGGGGACAAGTTGCTAATGTTACGTAACTTCCGTAAAAGAATGTTCATACGTTTACAATTCTCCACTagattataatttgaaaaaaataatattttattaaaatgaaataattctaaaattattaattaagtcATCTTTATAAactcttattttattaatgtgaGTGCAATTTGGTAAGGACTCCGCGTTACTTGAAGAGTCTTTTTGAAGGTGGACCTCCCTCTCTCATCGGATATCAATTAAAAGCTCGTTCCACGAGGAACACGCAGCTAGAGAGAATCCTTCCTTTAAACTCTTCTAACCTGTAGACAACACTACTCTTCCAACCTCAAGTTCAGGAGATAGCATCATTAGGGTCAATTCTGATAAAGACTTTGAAAGTATATTTTTATCTAGACCATTatttcatgtaaaaaaaaattcacgtaagaaaaatattttttaaaaataattaaaattttattaattataaaaaaaacttattttcactatttgaaaaaaataaaatttcacctttatttcaattaattccattaaaataaaattataaaaaaatttaagtataaaGGTTGTAAAAagacttgattaaaaataattaaagttttgttttacatttatttttttctctatagGTATGTGAATGTATCCAGGTATCTTACCAAAATTTTTTGTTACAAagtattttaatgaagatgactaatttttttgttacaaaatgttttaatgaagatgactaattttttgTTACAAAGTgttttaatgaagatgactaattttttaataaatcccttattgaaatatttcttttacattatttttttattaacaaattttaaatataaaattttactttaatttaatccattgtcatttttaatattaactttattagattattaaaataaaatattttttttagtatattaaatttaaacttaaaaataactttttttttatttacgtGGACCAATATACTGTCCCATTCCATTATTGGTCCGTGCAGATTACGGGATTTGCGAACTAGATTACTAAGCTCACCCTCATACATTTTGGTACCTTATACCAGCCAtccctattatttttttccCTCATTGGgttctatttatataaataacagTTTATGGTGTTAACTGAGAATTTCGTTACTGACAAACCAAATTTTGAACGTGAAGGAGGTATTCGTTGGTTGGAAAATCAGCAAGAATTTGATTTCGGAACCGAATTTCGAcctggtatttttttttttcttttaaaaataaaagagggaggaaaaaaaagtaaaaataatagtttgtaacttaaataatttgagaaatgAATATTTTGAGTAAAAGAGTAGAAGtataaatatcttttaaattaaaattgagaaaggtaaaaaataattgagaattttttttaaaataataatatataaaagtaattattttaagaagtaATTAATAGGAAGTATAAAATGTTgaagaaataatttttcataaaaattgaatatatttataAGTAATTATGCAGTGTTATATAgaattaaaaatgtaatattagtacgtgtttatttataaataaatttctgactaaaacatgtaaaaagtataaaatataactaatttaaaaaaaaataagttaaaaatttTTCAAACTACGGATGAATGAAATAACtgattaaataaattaagtaaTTGTTTAtattgtgtaatttttttttcagatatGGAAATGTGATTAAATAAGATTTTTGTGTAATAAATACGATGGAAGCCATTAGaagattataatatattttttcaaaaaaattgaaaatataaaatatttaagaatgaAGTTATGAtgatttgaatttaattaaaaaaagtaatatctATAACAAGTTAAatagaattaaattaaataacaaatagaaattcaataaaagtaaatagatagattttgaatttaattaaagGAAATTGCATAAGCAAATGATATATTGTTTCGTTCATGATAACGACATATTATAGAAATACAACATAATTAACTATATGAAGTTGAGTCTCGAAAAGAAACATAATTAacataaagataaagataaagatcaagaagaaagatgaagcaAAAAGAGTTTTTCTGAGGGATCAGACTTTCTTTATAAGGATATGTGCTTGAGAGACGAGGCTTGTGGAATGTGAAAGGAAAATTTTTCATAAGAAACGAAGGAGCAAATTAAATGATGGTTAAAGTTTTCCAATTTGAAATATGTCATTTAATCATTAAAGCTCTTAAATTTGtgagaaaaactaaataaaaattaattctttGCTCTAATTCAGAAGGGTTATACTAAGGCacaattatcattttatttttgagtttttcttatGGTGGATCTTTTCCTTTTGGACACTTTTTAGGTGCTCAACTCTTTAGATGATGATTCTAATATCAACAATGAGAATCACAAGGGATGGTTAACTTGtggtttaaataattaaaactttttgaaaaagtACTTTAATTAGAGGAACATAGTTAAAAGCtcattttaagtttaattcattTAACTTAGTAGGACCTAGTCAAACGAAGATTTTACAACTTAGCTAAACCACTTGACTAATAAATATTCATGTTTAAccaataattaaaaacatagtTCAGCTTCTTctaattaaaaatcaatatatttatATCAAGATCTTATCAAAAGGAAAGTTCAATAAAACATTTGAATAGACTCTGACGGATgaacataattttattcaaacTCAAAAACTTTAATCATATGTTATTGAACtataataataagtaaattcattgttttaattaagattcatataattggatttatttgggccttaactactatttttgttaattttgtattCTTAGAGTAAATGGTCTAAAGGAATTTGTCAATGggtcaaatatgcaaaagtccaagttgcttctttaaatcaaaacagaagaaaatatttgaaaggatTTTATGCAAAGTATGAGAGATTTTCTTCGCCTAAGGAGGAGTTGGATCTTCTCCACCAAAAGTGGTGCCTCTAGCATGGAATGCGGAGGAGGTTGCATGGAGCATGCCTATTTAAAGAGAGCCAAAAAAACACACAGCAGAGACCAATATCTCTAAGTGCAAAGTTGCTtcctttgtttatttttctgcatcTTTTTATCTTTGATTTTTGCCTCcacatggaaggctaaacctttttttattgattcctttgtaatacCCCATTAAGTTATGAGGTtttcatcaataaaagtttcatttttcaattctttatagCAATTGTTTTAATATCCTAATCCCCTGGAAAACTaatttttgtgagaggttgtacttgaatgcatgattggagtcttccttatcttaaactctggtttcttagttagttcatattgttctaattaatttcttgggcgcatgattcaagagagaggagataagcacTCCTATAGAGTACACATAGAACAAAGTAGACactgattaaaccagtagacacatgctttactggtgaacTTCAATTGAATCAGATTGatgcatgttcaatctggtttagctatGGTTGATGATTGGGAAAGGACTAATCTTTAGAGAActtgtgaagaattcaatgggggaagaacttggggatcaaccgttttttatttgttgttttaatctcttttatatattatgttaagAAAGCTAaaccctttttatctttattgttattgctaacattttttgcttgcagatagattttaaacacTGATTTATTGATTTCACTATTGAATTCGTTGAAAGACGAGTTTAGGTCATCTGATCACAATTATATTATCATCTTTCTAGTATTAGTTAGGTCTACGCtgaaatcattttattttgacAGGAAAACGACAACTATCACTCATACATCAACTTTTTGTCTTGGGTTAGTTTAGACAAGTATAACATGCAATATAACAAGAGATAAGGAACTTAAAAgccataaacattaatttttacCCGTTCATTTGTCATAATAGAGTACATCTAGTTCTTGACTAACTCATTCCAGTTTAACTAAGCCGATTGATGTTATGAAGTacaaataaagtattttttggGCTAGTATGGCTAACCCCTTGAGTATTCTTGACACCAACCACTCCTGGCTAAAGTGAGTATTCTTTGATCAAACCACTCTTGGCTAACCTTGAGTATTCTTTACACCTAGCCGCTCCTAGCTAACTCTGAGCATTCTTTACACCCCACCACTCCTAGCTAACCAAGTATCTTTTTTCAGAATGTAGAATTCCTGGCTGACACCGTCACAGAGTATTCTTTACTCAAGCAACTTCTAGCTGAGCTAAAGTATTATTTTCCAAACAACATTTCTTGGCTAAGATCCAAAGGAATAGTCTTTTAATGATCTAATGATCATTGGGTTTAATGACTAAGGAGGATTGTGTCTGATGATGAATACAACGATTAAGCTTTCTCTCCTAGTTCAGATCATCTTACTCTTTAGGGAAGGtatcatttttttatgtatataatgATTTGAATCACTTTCCTAGGAAGTTGGATGAACATTGTAAGTGTTTTCGGTTAGGTTTCTCAAGAACCTATCACATTAATCTTCTTTCAACTTGAGGATCCTTCTAGTAAGCTATGAGGTTGTGTTATCACCTTATCAAAATATATGTGTGGTGCAACTTATGCTCTATTGGGTTTGAGGAGTCCTCTTCTTGTGAATATCATGTTTGGCATTCCATATCCTCTCCTCTATGTATCTCCCCATCATCGCATATTTCTTCTTGgcaaattttctttttataggctTGTTGAAGAATGTAGTCGTTAGATGATCATTTATAGTCATTGAGAATTTTTAGATTCTATATATTGTTCGTTCTGCATTTGAAAAACTTTATCATGATTGGTGCATTTAATGCAACCTTGATCTTCACTCCTTTTTCTTCAAAACTCCTTAGGTAGTGTAACTTTGATTTTCCCCGACAAGTATATTGAATCAATTGTAATATAGTACTATTTAAAGTATGAatgtcgaacccacaaggaacaattttaattaaaatgttctgatataaaactcattaagtatagaaaataactGTGAGAACTTGTTCATAATCAAATTAACGATTTTACCAGAAATAACTCAAAGTTTAAGATTCGATTCAACAAGTGATGAAAttaacttatcaaatatagataaaaagaaatacttgggattgaattgcTTCTATCTCAGTCATCTATATTTtggaataatacaatatataatactcaaaactacttattcttggTGTTGTAATTTGAAGTCATTCAccttgattcctcacagatgaaattcataagataatttctcaaacactGATTCCTTAGATATCTAACAAATCATCTAACTTTATGAACAGAACTATGATGCAATTAATAACCTGaaatttattcctagcattacaagttatcaaaTATTTCCGTCTATCTTAGATCCATAGAAATACTTTctagttaaatttaaggatcaaaattaAGACTCCATTGATCATATAGAATCCAGAAAtaagcatgaaacgaaaataaaatattatatatatatatatatatcaccaagaatacatttgatcagAGTatattacattcaatcccaagtttGAAAGCACTTAGCTGCTCATGATAGCTTCTCAAATCTTCATTCCTTATCTGAATTTCATAAGAAGGGTTAATCTAAGCAAgttcttctcctaagaacaaaattttcttctttttctctcactaacttcttcttctctccccttcattgattttgttttaactctgttccaaaatttatttaatgaaatctAGCTCAAGCGAGTTAACCTAGCTTAGGCTAGATATTTAGGTGTTGTTTTAGCTTGGGCGAGCGATTCTAGCCTGAGCTAGTTTAGTACTACACCATTAActtaatctaaataattttagCCTGGGTTAAATGTTCTAGTTTGAGTGAGATGCTTCCTTTAAATTTCCTTCTTTACTTCTTCTTGTGATCCAATCTATAAGtctttgctttctttcttttaatccTTCACATTCATCTGAAATTTACACAAATTTACACACATTTGTTTCCtgattcaaaatatataatcgaATTCAATAATTCTCATATTAGATAGTCAGGTTAGAGTTGAGAATCTCTTTATGTGAGAAAATTgatgaagaaaacaactttAGCTCGTATCTCGAGAGATCTTTAATATCTAAATTCAAATTATCTCTTTAAAAGACAAACATTACCTACACACATAACATAAGCACATCGATGTTTAATTTAAGTACGAGGTTTGCTTAGCCCATGTGTCATTTGATGCCTGTTTCATCTATTCTTATTTGCACCTTACTAGACGTAGTGAAAAGACTGCACAATGTTGTATTATTTGTCATGATTTGTTGTTTTTTATCGTCTTACAAACAAATTGTGGTAATGTTTTACACTAGTTTCTTTGAAGCACAAATTAAAACCTTGGGATGTTGGACTTTTTCCTTAACAGTCCTTGACCACATCTTTGTAAGACCTATTGTTTGAATGTTTCGAACGACATTCCTCTACGAATGCCCATCATGATGACATTTGTACTTTGGAAACAACACCTGTGTGGGGAAATTAAAAATCTCCTCATCATCATACATGATTGTTCAAATGGAAGAAGCCATTTCAATAGAAAAGGAATGGAACTTAGCTAAATCTTGAAGGATACAGAGATGTAGATCAGATACCTATATTGTTCAACAAGATAGAACTTATTTGTATTAAATTCATTGAGATTACTTGCTTCATTTCCAATATTGTCTTTGTATTGCTAATACTAACTCAAACCATGTGTGGAATGACATGGTAGACAGACCACATATCGCTTGTCAAGATCTGGCTATTGTAATACACTAACACAGTAAAAACTGCAGAAGTCATGTCTATAGGTTCAACTGTTGAGTCAATTGATTGGATATTCCCTAGCACGTGTAAGTTGCAACATTTATAGATCGTGAAGGTCAACATGTGTTATGGTGAATGAGTGGTCTAcaatagatataaaaaaaagcaATTCTTATTATGGCTTGCATGGTCACGATGCAATTTTAGTGGTTCAATAGGTAAAAATAAGAATGTGAAGCTTGACATTCCTCCTTAGAAGCTCTTCTCAAACTTTCTCCACTAGAGAAACATTAAAGTTAAGTAAATGgttagaataataaaaaaaaactcattttacTCTCTCTTTTtcactctttctttctttcccttcttttctctttttttatttattttcattatgaaCTTAATTTGTTCctcaattgtattttttttgaaaGTAGAGCAAGTTCAACCTTATGACCTTCATATAcaacataaatattattattgtcatcatatcattttaaatttctttcaaTTTACCAAGATATACCGAACAATTATAATACGATGAGTTACATCACACAACATGAcatttttatgttttcaaataataaatttcCCTAACTATTAAATGATACGGATGccagagttatagaaggatcctaatattaattgggtgtcttttctaattatccgttgtttctctttatagaagaGAATAAtttggtgtcttttctaattatcagttgtttctctttatagagatgaataacttttattttgtctttgtgtgttatgattctagtatttaattatttatcctttccctctttagttaaacctagaatgagtgtactacttgtatatattcagaccatttgatttgatttgatttgaataacaataaaaaagagatattcattctcatatcttttacattccttttactcttttgttaatcttttgttctcttttattcatctctgttctatttcataatatggtatcagagctctgatTATAGCTCTGGTTACTACATTTATCCATGGGTGAAGTTGTTGATCCCTCACAAGATCTTTGTTCACCCTACCATGTTAGTTCATCAGATAATTCATCCTTGAATAGAGTTTACTCTCTCATTACACAAAGGTTATAAAAACAATGCTACGACCTATGGCATGGCATGGGTGGTGGATATGGAAAAGAATTTACTTCCAAAATTTGCAATTATTGTGGAAAGACAggcataccattgatacatgctataaaaagcgtggttttccacctcatttcaaatttaaaaatcaggACCATCATCAGATTCATGCAGCCTTTcacaatacaaattttaacaataatgagcagaatcatgaagattcaaagtcagaagtgaagtctcaacaaattggttttactcctgagcagtatcaaacattgttagctcttttacaacagGTCAAATTCAGTGACAATGTTTCTAGTCAAGTCTCTTTTATTCCTTCCAACATGACAACACAAGATGGTAAtaactttatttcttcttttaatt encodes:
- the LOC137806551 gene encoding probable nucleoredoxin 1, giving the protein MAASADNTHDVVSLLSSPQRDFLLRNNGDQVKIESLKGKKLGVYFSASWCGPCRKFTPTLVEAYNEVVSKGDFEVVFASADEDEESFKGYFSEMPWLAIPFSDSETRSRLDELFHVRGIPHLVILEETGKVVTEDGVDIVREYGVEAYPFTSARIQELRAQEEEARRNQSVRSLLISPSRDFVISSDGNKILVSELEGKTVGLYFSLNSFQRSSEFTPKLVDVYEKLKAKGENFEVVLIPLDEDEESFKKVLGSVPWLSLPFKDKFCGKLAQYFELSTLPTLVIIGPDGKTLNPNVAEAIEDHGVDAYPFTPEKFVELDEILKAREAAQTLESVLVSEDRGFVIGKDGVQIPVSELKGKVVLLYFSAHWCPPCRAFLPKLVDAYQEIKEKGNALEVVFISSDKDQASFDEFFGGMPWLALPFGDSRKKFLSRKFKVTGIPKLVAIGSSGQTSTTEARDLVLQYGARAYPFTEEKIQDIEAEEEETAKGWPEKVTHETHEHELVLTRRKVYYCDGCNEQGYAWSYYCGECDFDLHPKCVLEEDKGSKDDTDVKEEDKSKDGWVCEGEVCKKV